One window of the Pseudofrankia sp. DC12 genome contains the following:
- a CDS encoding TIGR00730 family Rossman fold protein, with product MTPIKPGEPDPTPADSLALAAAEAAAVLDETTALGAPVPPNDGPRRYEPGVFPTPPPEQRRGPQLARRAQIRHSTADERLLANHGSGDFTHADPWRVLRIQSEFVEGFDLLADLPRAVTVFGSARVPRDHPDYEVGRRLGAALVEAGFAVITGGGPGAMEAANRGALEAGGLSVGLGIELPFEQKLNDWVDLGVSFRYFFVRKTMFVKYAEAFVILPGGLGTLDELFEALTLVQTGKVRKFPVVLLGTDYWRGLLDWLRGTVVGTARMKDTDLDLFALTDDVDEAVRLVVDGIASSAPPQPRGR from the coding sequence GTGACACCCATCAAGCCTGGTGAACCGGACCCGACGCCGGCCGACAGCCTCGCGCTCGCAGCGGCCGAGGCGGCTGCCGTGCTCGACGAGACCACGGCCCTGGGGGCTCCGGTGCCGCCGAACGACGGCCCGCGCCGGTACGAGCCGGGCGTGTTCCCGACCCCGCCGCCGGAGCAGCGACGCGGCCCGCAGCTGGCCCGTCGCGCCCAGATCCGGCACTCCACCGCCGACGAGCGGCTGCTGGCCAACCATGGCTCGGGGGACTTCACCCACGCGGACCCCTGGCGGGTGCTGCGGATCCAGAGCGAGTTCGTCGAGGGCTTCGACCTGCTCGCCGACCTGCCACGCGCGGTGACGGTCTTCGGCTCGGCCCGGGTGCCGCGCGACCACCCGGACTACGAGGTCGGCCGCCGGCTCGGCGCCGCGCTCGTCGAGGCGGGCTTCGCTGTGATCACCGGCGGTGGGCCGGGCGCGATGGAGGCGGCCAACCGCGGCGCGCTCGAGGCCGGCGGGCTCTCGGTCGGCCTCGGCATCGAGCTGCCGTTCGAGCAGAAGCTCAACGACTGGGTCGACCTCGGCGTCAGCTTCCGGTACTTCTTCGTCCGTAAGACCATGTTCGTGAAGTACGCCGAGGCGTTCGTGATCCTGCCGGGTGGGCTCGGCACCCTCGACGAGCTGTTCGAGGCGCTGACCCTGGTGCAGACCGGCAAGGTCCGCAAGTTCCCGGTCGTGCTGCTGGGCACCGACTACTGGCGCGGCCTGCTCGACTGGCTGCGCGGCACCGTCGTCGGTACCGCCCGGATGAAGGACACCGACCTCGACCTGTTCGCGCTCACCGACGACGTCGACGAGGCCGTCCGGCTGGTTGTGGACGGCATCGCCTCCAGCGCGCCGCCCCAGCCGCGGGGCCGGTAG
- a CDS encoding TIGR00730 family Rossman fold protein, protein MRICVYCSSSERIDPGYVLLAGQVGTELAARGHSLVSGGGSISCMGAVARSARAGGASTLGVIPRKLLDLEVSDTDADELIVTETMRERKAIMDERADAFLALPGGLGTLEELFEIWVAAMLGMHAKPIVVLDPDGVFAHLHTLVDGLVDRGFVRPEARALLRWSTTPTEALDFLEAAAGVGPAASPTVGEAIEASAPPID, encoded by the coding sequence ATGAGGATCTGCGTCTACTGTTCGTCGTCGGAGCGGATCGACCCGGGGTACGTCCTGCTCGCCGGCCAGGTCGGCACGGAGCTCGCGGCGCGTGGCCACTCGCTCGTCTCCGGTGGCGGATCGATCTCCTGCATGGGCGCGGTCGCCCGGTCGGCGCGGGCCGGCGGGGCGAGCACCCTCGGGGTGATCCCGCGCAAGCTGCTCGACCTGGAGGTCAGCGACACCGACGCCGACGAGCTGATCGTGACCGAGACCATGCGGGAACGTAAGGCGATCATGGACGAGCGGGCGGACGCGTTCCTGGCGCTGCCCGGCGGCCTCGGCACCCTCGAGGAGCTGTTCGAGATCTGGGTGGCGGCCATGCTGGGCATGCACGCCAAGCCGATCGTCGTCCTCGACCCGGACGGCGTCTTCGCCCACCTGCACACGCTCGTCGACGGCCTGGTCGACCGGGGCTTCGTGCGTCCCGAGGCCCGTGCGCTGCTGCGCTGGTCGACCACGCCCACCGAGGCGCTGGACTTCCTCGAAGCGGCCGCCGGCGTCGGCCCGGCCGCGAGTCCCACCGTCGGCGAGGCGATCGAGGCTTCGGCACCCCCGATCGACTGA